TAGATTGCTTTTAGCAATCGCCTTAAAAATTCCACATTCAACAAAACTGGTTTAACATGGCTGTGTTAAATACTATCAACAATTcttttgtcatgtttgtttatGGTCGAAAATGATTCACCTCTTTCACACATTGCAACAGGTCCAGGTAATCCTGGACGTCCTCTCTCCCCTGGAAATCCTCTAACTCCAGCAGATCCAACAGGTCCACGTGTTcctacacaaaaaaagaaagaaatggtcTAAATTAATACATATATTGTACAAGACAACATCAGTAAACAAACTCAGTAAGAACAAAGTACCAGTCCcccttcctttattttttttatttttattttagcatcaACTATCATGTGTTCTTTCCAGGACACTGCTGTTTACGTTTACATTTAGTCATCAGATATTGAGACTGAAAGCACCATTACAGGAAATATTTCATATTGTTGAGAGATTGATGGAAGAGAAGAGTTTTTGTTTTCAAGTGAATGATAGATATGATGCATACTTTAGCATGAAAGCCTgcaaaagatttttttttgtcttcaaaaACAGGATTTGCcaaaaatgtaatgaaaatgCAACATGTGAGAAAAGTGGTGTTTGAGAACAGTAGCAATGACGTCAACCTTTTGCCCTTTTCATACCTGGTTCTCCTTTTTCCCCTGGAGCTCCAGGAAACCCTCGAGCTCCAGGTGCCCCTAGTGGTCCTGGTGCCCCTGGAATCCCTGGATCTCCTGGAAACCCTTGAGCTCCTGGTTCCCCTTGTGGTCCCGGTGGTCCTGGTGGTCCCAGTGGTCCAGGAACTTCTATTTTATCTGAATGCTGACTGTAGCCAATAGCAGCAATAACACAAAGGATGCAGAGCAGGAGACACAGCCTCATCTTCTCAAAGTGGAACTGAAATCTGTCTGAAACAAAGTTCACATACAATATAAGAAACAGCTGTATAATTTACGTGACTGAAATATATTTGTCATATTTATGACCAGTGGATACTGATGACAGCAAACTCACTTGTGTTTGCATTAAAAATCTATTAAATTGCTAAATACTTTTTTCAGAAATTCTTTAACATGTTTGAATGCTGTGCATTTATAAATATAGTCACTGAAAGCAGACCTTGACCATGATGCTCATTGTTAGAGTTGATTCATACAGTAGAATCAGTTTCACACACATGTTTGAGGCACATGTTTTGGTCGTGTATTCATGTCTTTAGGACAacaattaattatgaaataagACTATTAAGGTGCTAGAAGTAAAAACAGTGTTGGTTAGTGAAAAATGAAGAAACTTACAGTTTAACTTGGAGTTCTCTGAAgaagtgctgctgcttttctggtTCCCAGAGAAAAGTGGTGAACAAAACAGTTTGGTTTTCAGAGATATGTCAACGATCcagcagaggaaatgaaaaacagGTGAATAATCTGTGTGGGGATATAACTTTACTTTTATGCCTTGGAGCAAGTTAactacatgtgtttttattcgGGTTTAAATATGAGAATATCTGTAAAGTACAACCAGGcattattttagatttttgcTCAGCCCTAAATAAACACAGTTGTACGATGCTGTACTTAATTAAAGCaagtttattttgacattttagaaaCAATTTATTAGACATGAAAGTGATACAATATTTTTCTAAAGGATTATGGATCATTGTTCTAGGAAACATAAGAGGAATCTGCTCATTGGCATCACTGATTTACTTTAATCACAATATTAAAGTGAACAGTATGTACATTTGATTTTAACTGTTCCTTTGCATTGATGTCCAcactcaaaaaacaaaacattatattgtatattttttgggggggtggggggtggactGTGTCACAGTGAGAAGACAGGGACTCTAGAACAAACCAAACCTTTAGCTACTAGAACGCTAGAacacctgctggaggagctctaCTGGACCTGACAAACAATAAAAGCCTTCTGAGAACAATCACGTGTCACCCGCCACCTGCCGTTTTCTGACAGCAAGCTGCAGCCCGTGTCCTGGATGGATCTTTCTGGCTGTTCTTCTGCCCATTTGGTGAAGACCAGAGGTCGGTTTTTCACATCAGTAGTAAAGTCCCCCTCTGATTTTTTATGGTTTACGCTGATCCAGGCCTTTTTGACAGTTTCACCAAACACCCGGGTCAACATGTTGTTCTCGTCTTCGTTCTGTGGCAAAGCCAGCTCTAGGCCTTGACTGGAGCAGAACTCCACAGCCCCCGAGAACGAGCCCGTCTCCCTATGGGACACGAAATATTTCTGGCCAACCCTCTTGACAAAGTCGTAGGTCGTgactggaaaaaacaaaacaacaggcagGAAATCAGAGATATTCTTACAAATAGTACTGGTTTCACAATATTTGGATTTTTTTACAAAGCTGTCACTTATGTatcacattcacaaacaaacCATTGTCATAAATCATGTTACTTGTTGAGTGAGATACTCACCAAGGTCTAATTTAGCAACGGCCTCCTTTAATGGTTCAAGGTCCTGGTAAAGAGGTGCAATGAAATCTGCATTAAACAGAGTAAACAAAATTACCAGAGCTGCAGAAGATCAGAAATATTAGATTTTATACTGGAGCAGGTATTAAACAGATATTTTAATGAACTTTATTTCTCTGttatattaaaaaaactgcAGAAACAGACCTGTAATAAATTGTTGTAGTAATTTAGCAATTAAAATTTAAAGCTGTGTCGATTGAGTGACTGTGGTCTAGTGTTAAACAGGTGTCAATAACAATagcagaaacaagaaaaaagagCAGCTACTACAAAATCCAACCGTTTCCACACGTTGAAGCTGGTCCAGGGAGTCCTTGCTCTCCTGGATGTCCTCTTTTCCCCTTAAGTCCCACACGTCCATGTAATCCAGGAAATCCTACACAACAAGGACAGATCTACATTAACAGAAAAATACATCAAAATCATTGTGGTCAAAGTGTCAGTCCTCCTTGTCAACGATCTAGCTCCGTTGTAATGCTCAtctgcacttcctgtttttattttgttattcctGTGTGTATTAGTTTTCGCCTAGCTTTACATGAGGTCACGGGATTCATCACCTAATCTGTAATCAAGGCCTGTATTTAAGTTCCACGTCCTGCCATGCTCACTTGCCAGATGGTTTGCTCATGTCACTCTCATTACCTGTGTCAACGCTCCAGTTCATGATGAGACCTTTGTGTACCagtccagtcctggatcattttgaccttgccttgcctgcgccttgttgttctggttttggactctgcctaGTTTGCTGAACCTAGCCTGGATATGGACTGCCTTTTACCCGGTCCCTTTCTGTACAGTTGCTGAGCTACCTGTGTACCAACCTTCACCTGTCTGACTTTTGAAAGAGCATTAAACCTTAGAAGACCATAGTCCTTGTCTggggctgtgcatttgggtcctgcatttGGTAATTACACAACAAATAAACAGGACACGATGTAGATAAatattgtgtgtcactgcagtgctgtgttgtACAGTCAGATGtagggaggaatgacctgcggtagCGCTTCTTCCTTCACTgggggtgtaacagtctggtgctgaatATTGATGTGTCATGAGCAACGTGTGCGGCTCTGAGAGCCGATGCTTTGTAGTGAATCAGAAGAGCCGGCCTCCATCCAGTGAGAGCTGGCTCCCAGTTTTTCCATTTCGGTGCTAACCTCAGTGCTCAGCCTGAGCTCTGctcactttttttaaactttgtttTGATTGGTCAGCAATGGCATCATTATGTGAAAACCAGTCCGTCCAAGCTGAGGcatctgatttgttttttaatgccaACCTTTGCCGAGGATATTATTACTGTTTGGTTCTGTAAATTTGTTTGCAGCtttttgtgcaataaaaatgtttgattaaaaaaaacccaaacgaAGAACCATTTTGCAACAGAATAACTGCACAAAATTAGGCAATATAAGGCTGTTATAAAACTGTTTGCTTGAGTTTGGTGCTAGTTCTGTAGATTTATTTGCAGTTTTGTTGTTGCTAATTTGTGCCAAACCATGTTTgattcaaatattaaacaaaataaTTGTTTTGTAACAAAATAGATAGACAAAATTAGACGGTTAAAAGGCTTCTCataaaaacactgcacatgTAAGGGTTttcaacacacaaaccattAATTTTGGTCAAAGTTATGGTAAAATAAAGGTGTAAAAAATCCTACATTAGGAGCCTTTAAGGAGTCAAAAGAGTCGGCTCTTCTTTGAGAGGTGAGCCAAAAGAGCTGTttagagcctctacagtgtggtgcagggggtgggaggggttgTCCATGATGGACGTTAGTTCAGCCCCCCCTTCACGAAGGACATAGAATACTAACTGTTAAATAACACTGAACATTACCCAAATGCTGCATGTAAACTATGTGTTCTTTCCAGGACACTACTGCTCTATTGGAGGAACAGCAACaaccttgtttttttgtgtaCAGAGGTTTACATTTAGTCAGTGAGACTAAAAACACCATTAGAGGAAGTATTTTATATTGGTGAGACACTAATGGATGAGAAAAGAGTTTTTGTTTATAAGTGAACAATAGATATGATACATACTTTACCATGAGAGCCTgcagaacacaaaaacaaaatttcccaaaaatgtaaagtaatgaAAATGCAGCGAATGGGAATCAGTAACGATGACATCAACCTTTTGCACTAGTATTACCTGGTATTCCTTTTAGCCCTCGAAGTCCTGGTGGCCCCTGTGGTCTTGTTCTCCCCACTGACCCTGCTGTTCCTGGTGGACCTGCTGCCCCCGGTGGTCCTGATGCCCCGGGTGGCCCTGCTTCCCCCGGTGGCCCTGCTGCCCCTGGTGGTCCCGGTGGCCCAAGTGGCCCCGGTGGCCCTGGTGGCCCCGGTGGTCCAGGAATTTTGGTGTTACTGGAATGATGAGTGTAGCCAATAGCAGCAATCACACAAAGGATGCAGAGCAGGAGACACAGCCTCATCTTCTCAAAGCAGAACTGAAATCTGTTTGAAATAAAGTTCACatacaatataaaaaaacatgtgcatAATTTATATAAATGCTTTTTCAGAAATTTTGACAACAAATAATTATGAAATAAGCCAAACACATATCAAGGTGCTAGAAGTATAAACAGTGTTGGTTAGTGAAAAATGAAGAAACTTACAGTTTAACTTAGAGTTCTCTGAAGAAGTGCTGCTGCCTTTCTGGTTTCCAGAGAAAAGTGGTGAACAAAACAGCTTAGTTTTCAGAGATATGTCAACGATCCAGTagaggaaatgaaaaacagGTGAATAATCTGTGTGGGGATATAACTTTGCCTTTATGCCTTGGAGCAAGTTAactacatgtgtttttattcgGGTTTAAATATGAGAATATCTGTAAAGTACAACCAGGcattattttagatttttgcTCAGCCTAAATAAACACAGTTGTACGATGCTGTACTTAATTAAAGCaagtttattttgacattttagaaaCAATTTATGAGACATGAAAGTAATACAGTATTTTTCTGATGGATTCTGGATCATTGTTCTAGGAAACACAAGAGGAATCTGTCCAATGACATCACTGATTTACTTTAATCACAATATTAAAGTGAACAGTATGTACATTTGATTTTAACAGTTTCTTTGCATTGATGTCCAcaatcaaaaaacaaaacgtgatattgtttttagttttttttgggggggggctgTGTCACAGTGAGAAGACAGGGACTctagaacaaaacaaacctttagCTACTAGAACGCTAGAACACCTGGTAGAGGTGCTCTACTGGACCTGACAAACAATAAAAGCCTTCTGAGAACAATCACGTGTCACCCGCCACCTGCCGTTTTCTGACAgcatgctgcagcctgtgtcctGGATGGATCTTTCTGGCTGTTCTTCTGCCCATTTGGTGAAGACCAGAGGTCGGTTTTTCACATCAGTAGTAAAGTCCCCCTCTGATTTTTTATGGTTGACGCTGATCCAGGCCGTTTTGACAGTTTCACCAAAAACCCGGGTCAACATGTTGTTCTCGTCTTCGTTCTGTGGCAAAGCCAGCTCTAGGCCTTGACTGGAGCAGAACTCCACAGCCCCCGAGAACGAGCCCGTCTCCCTGTGGGACACGAAATATTTCTGGCCAACCTTCTTGACAAAGTCGTAGGTCGTAACTGGAAAAAACAACAGGCAGGAAATCAGAGATATTCTTACAAATAGTACTGGTTTTATAATATTTACCAAAGCTGTAACTTATGTATCACATTCACGTACAAACCATTGACATAAACCATGTTATTTGTTGAGTCAGATACTCACCATGGTCTAATTTAGCAACGGCGTCCTTTAATAGGTCAAGGTCCTGGTAAAGAGGTGTAATTAAATCTGGATtaaacaaagtaaacaaaatTACCAGAGCTGCAAAAGATCTccattaaaactgtaaaaaggtggacagatgaggaccgcattgcgctgcagagctgctttgaagacactgactgggaggctctttgtgaacctcatggtgaggacattgatggactgacagactgcatcacagattatattaATTTCTAACAACAGCTTTCCTAACAACAAGCCATGCATCACTCGTAAtcaaagccaccctgaatgaaaagacagggaggcagctagaagtgtccagagagagctgtcagtcaaaatcagagaggggaaggaggcttaCAGGAGCAAACTGGAAACTAAGACAACGTCCTAGTGTCCTCAATGACTACAGACCcatggctctgacctctcacatcatgaaggcttttgcgAGGCTTATCCTGGACTCCCTCCATTGTCTGGTCAAACTCTCAGTcaaccccctccagtttgcatattaACCCCAACTAGGAGTGGATGatgccatcatacatctgctccattgcACCTATAAgcacctggacaagcctggcgtcttagtgaggatcatgttcctCATGGACATGCAGGTGGAACCCGCCTAATCTCATgaatcatggactacctcaccaaccgcccacctgcagaactgcagaacgtggtctgcagcacaggtgctccacaggggacagtcctgtctcccttccctCTTCACCCTGTCATTCACCAATGTGCATCCAGGGAATAAACATTGAGAGAGTAGACTCTTATatgtacctgggtgtgcatctaaacaataaactggactggactcataacacagatgcactgtacagaaaGGGTCAAAGCAGACACTACCTTCTGAGGAGACTGCAACTACTTCTGCAGCATGGCAGAGAGTGGTTTGAATCCCCTGTCAGGGCGAgtgagcatccagtgtgggtccttgggcaagacccttcaagctactgcctaTCTCATACAATAATGAGAGACAATGCACCACATGAGATACcagctcagacgtcgcccggtctaacaaggtctgcgtcaagtgctggggaaccagagcaccttggcgagaagtgggctactggaacaagaaagaaatggctgagatgcgagaacaaggctctgttggaatgctactactcaagtaaccctagtcagaggggttacatgcaaagaatgtgcggtgaatagGAACGGAggaacccacattcaagactgacggcgaagcaactagtagctcagtgttccaacatccacaaacggcaactgctatcacaacttgagattgacgagatacaacacaaaggctacggcaagggggagccaggacgccaggtcagaggggaggtttcatcATCTCCCTAACCGGAAATTTGGTacaaagccccaatgagcacagacacgctgagcgaggcagcgactgatcTGAAAGATAGAATTATGGCGAGATTGAGCAGGCAAccctaagtgaagtaccatcagaaagtctcatggaagatgtgaatgcagcattgagagcgatccctaccacaacaatcacggaaaccaatgagctgatatacgcttcagcatcagtgatcctggaggtgcttggctataagagcaaccatgggggCCATGAGACGAAGGTTGAAGGCAGGACGAAGGAGAcgaggttggaggcaaaaatcaaggcagctcggagggaagtgagccaaatgacagaggcccagaaaGGTGCTATGAAAAGatcgatgcccaagaggtacagccagatgaccatacctgaagcactcgaaactgccaagcaaaggctacaagccttggccaggcacctaaagagatacaccagacgaataaaccggctgttcgcaacacaacctgcgaaagtgtactctaaatggcagggtaataacagcagagcagacccaccacggctggaaactgaacagtactggaagggtatatgggagagggatgCATCACACatcagcgatgcacagtggctggtggagggaagaccacagcaacctccctgaacagaatccagtgactatcacagtggcagacatccaacaaagagtctcaggtatgaaaaacactggacagcacccggccctgacatgatccacgcctactggctaaagaagctcactgagcgcctggcagcacaaatgaaccagctgctaagggatgggagccacctgaatggctaaccgaagggcgaacaatcctgataatgaaggatccctcaaagggtacagtcccatccaactactccaactactggccaataacctgtttctccacaacatggaagctcatgtcaggcatcatcacaGCTAAGATACAGTAAGTGGTGTCACAAACTGGCTCCACATTTGTTACAAAGAGGGGACACAAGTCAGGTTTCATTAACTCAAATTTATTGTAAAGCAATAAATGTAACCGACAAACATAACATAAATATAACTTGTCAGTAGGTTCAATATCAATAGTGAATGATGTGCTTGGATGAGTGACAAATGGGATGTGTGCAGGTTGTATGCAATCAAAAAAAATAGACAAACCAAACCATGCAGGTACTGGGAAGTGCAGGAGAGACCTGCAATCACTGAGGCAGAGGTATTTATCACCTCAGCAACCTAACCAGGTGCCACCCCTCTGCTCTgatgaccacttcctgtctgcaggcagCTAAAGGAACcaaaaccacaaaccaaaacagaagaggGTATGACACCCTCTCCAATAAAAGGGAGGTTCTACCCTGAACCTCACAAACATAACATGGCCCTACATGCCAAGAATGGACACTCAACAACCCCCCTTACTGGACAAAAGTGATCCCCCAATCCATGAACATACTTCTCTCGCAGATGACACTTCCAAAACACCATTCAGTCATTCCATCAGCAACCTCGGTACCAGGGGAGCAATTTAAGATGGAAGACAAGCTGGCCAAGGAAACACGGAGAAGTTAACATGCAGTTACATGGGTTTAAGTTCCTACAGGGCACGAGATAATGCATCAGCGATGACATTATCTGAGCCCTTAATATGACGAATGTCCGGGTCATAGGGCTATAAAAACAACACCCACCTCATCAGCCTTTTATTGGGATTCTGCAAAGACTTCAGAAAAGTCAAAGGGTTATGATCCGTATAAACAGTCAACTGTACCCCAGCACTGACATAGACATCGAAATGTTGCAGAGACCAAACCAGTGCTAAGGCCTCCTTCTCAATTACTAAATATTTAAGTTGATGCCTATTAAATTTTCGGGAAAAAAACTTACTGGACAGTCCACTCCTCGGTTGTTCTCCTGTAATAACACTGCTCCAGCACCAACCTGGCTGGCATCCACCTGGAGCTTAAAAGGTTGGTCAAAACAAGGGGCTGTTAACACAGGTTCAGAACACAACAATGCCTTCACCCCCTCAAATGCCTTCTCACATTGTGAGGACCAAATGAAGGGTGATTTACTTTTAAGCATATCAGTCAAAGGTGCCAAAACAGATGAAAAGTTCTTACAAAAACTGCGGTAGTAACCCACCATCCCCAGGAACCGCATCAGTTCTTTCTTATTCGTGGGTTGAGGGAACTGCTGTATGGACCAGACTTTAGCTTGCACTGGACAAACTTTGCCCTGCCCTACAACCTTTCCCAGATAGGTCACAGTAGCTTTAGCAAAGTCGCATTTAGCAAGAGTGATGGTCAGTCGTGCCCACACCAACCAGTTGAACAGAGCTTGAATATCCTGGACATGCGCTTCCCAGGTGTTTGAAAAGATCACCACATCATCCAAGTACACAGCGCAACCCTTGAGGCCAGCCACCACACGATTCATTAATCGCTGGAAAGTTGCAGGTGCCTTTCGTAAGCCGAATGGCATAACCGTGTAGGAGAACAAACCAAAAGGagtaataaaagctgaaatttcCCTTGCTCATTTTGAGAGCGGAACCTGCCAATACCCTTTAAGGAGGTCAAACTTACTAAGAAATGACCCTACCTGATCAATACAATCTTCCATTCTCGGAAGCGGATAGGAGTCAGGTTGTGTGAGATTATTCACTTTACGATAGTCAGTACACAGCCTCAAACTGAAATCTGCTTTTTTAACCAGAACACATGGCGAAACCCAGTTCGATGAACATGGTTCTGCGATGCCATTGTCAAGCATATACTGAACTTCattctccagctgtgacctctTCTCAGCAGACACCCATAAAAATGCTGCTGGATGGGCTCTGCATTACCAACTTCTATGTCATGCTCTATTAAATGCGTTCGAGTTGGAGTGTCTGAAAAGAGAGACGAATAACTCTTTATTAACTTAACCAATTCTTCACGCTTTGCGCTATCCAAATGGCTGACAAGGGCACCAAGCCTTTTCAACGTTTCTGAATTTTTCAACCGACCTTGTAATCAGCAGTCCTCAGCCACTAACTCCCCCTCCTCACCATCCATGTCAGATTGACTGAGATGAGTGATGGTTGGGCCCGCTACCAGTATGGGTTTTACCCTCTGCAGACGTTCCAGCTCTGCCCTGTCTGAGTCACGAGGATAGGTTTCAACAGGTTAACATGACAAATCTGGACTTTCCTACTGCGCTCAGGAGTTTCCACCAAATAATTTAAGTCTGACAACCGTTTTACCACTGCGTAAGGGCCACTGAATTTTGCCGGAAATGGCGAACTCACCAACGGCAAAAGAGCAAGGACACGATCACCCGGACTGAATTGTCAGATTTCCACTCTGCGATCATACAAGCGCTTCATTTTCTTCTGTGACCTCTCCAGTCTTTGTTTTGCCAAGTCTCCGGCCCTATGCAGTTTTAACCGGAACCCATTTACATAGTCAAGGAGATTTGAAGGGACTTCCTCCTTCAAACAATCATCCTTCAGAACAGCCAGTGGGCTTCTTACTCTATGACCAAATGTTAAATCATTTGGGCTAAACCCTGTACTTTCCTGAACAACTTCCCGAGCCGCCAACAACAACCATGGCAGCCCTTCTTCCCAGTTGCCAGACAACTCTGTGCAGTAAGCCCGCAACAAAGAAGAGTTTGATGAAGTCGCTCCAGCGCTCCCTGGCTCTGCGGATGAAAAGCTGTGGAACGATTATGCCTGACCTGCAGTTGTTTCAACACTTGAGAGAAGAGGCGGAAAGTGAAGTTGGATCCTTGATCAGACTGGATCACTTTAGGAATCCCGAATATGGAAATGAACTGAGTTAGAGCCCTGACCACAGCTTTGGCTGTAATGGTGCGAATCAGATAAGCGGCTGGATACCTCGTAGCCTGACACATCAGAGTcaacaaatactgtaggtgtTCCCAGATTTAGAACGGGGCAAAGGTCCCACACAGTCAATAAGCAGATACTCAAAAGGCTGTCCAACCACAGGAATTGGGTTCAGGGGTGCAGGATTAACCCCCTGGTTTGGTTTTCCTGTGAGCTGACAAGTAtgacatgttttaataaaacttGCAACATCTTTCTTCAACCGTGGCCAAAAGAAATGCTGCAATATTCGGTCATACATTTTCCTCACCCTAAAGTGACCTGCCACTTCACCATGCGATGCCGCAAGGACTTTATTGCGGAGCGAAGTTGGGACGACTACCTGGAAGACAGGTTCTCCTAGCAACTGTTCAGTATGCGGTACCCACTTCCTAACCAGCACCCCATCTAACAGAAAGAAACACTGGGCAGAATTTCACACTTCTGTTAGTAGTGAAACTTTATCAAACAACTCCGTCAAGGAAGGATCAGCT
The genomic region above belongs to Betta splendens chromosome 6, fBetSpl5.4, whole genome shotgun sequence and contains:
- the LOC114857422 gene encoding pulmonary surfactant-associated protein D-like, which encodes MRLCLLLCILCVIAAVGYSQHSDNKEVGPQGPPGPLGPPGPPGSPGADGPPGAEGPPGKVGSAGPPGPPGIPGPMGGGRPWGDPGLPGAKGDRGFPGMDGPPGPMGPRGEKGDPGLRGLPGPVVMCGKDLITPLYQDLDLLKDAVAKLDHVTTYDFVKKVGQKYFVSHRETGSFSGAVEFCSSQGLELALPQNEDENNMLTRVFGETVKTAWISVNHKKSEGDFTTDVKNRPLVFTKWAEEQPERSIQDTGCSMLSENGRWRVTRDCSQKAFIVCQVQ
- the LOC114857423 gene encoding pulmonary surfactant-associated protein D-like; protein product: MRLCLLLCILCVIAAIGYTHHSSNTKIPGPPGPPGPPGPLGPPGPPGAAGPPGEAGPPGASGPPGAAGPPGTAGSVGRTRPQGPPGLRGLKGIPGFPGLHGRVGLKGKRGHPGEQGLPGPASTCGNDFIAPLYQDLEPLKEAVAKLDLVTTYDFVKRVGQKYFVSHRETGSFSGAVEFCSSQGLELALPQNEDENNMLTRVFGETVKKAWISVNHKKSEGDFTTDVKNRPLVFTKWAEEQPERSIQDTGCSLLSENGRWRVTRDCSQKAFIVCQVQ